The genomic window ACTTGCCGTTGCCTGGCTGGGGGAGAAAGGTCAGTCGGAGCAGCGATGGCTTcctgacatcgggtaggtgcacgcAGGCTATATAGGCTATTCTAATGTCAAATTTTTGCCGCTGGCactcggcataggcgacctatgtgttgggggcgcccttaattaattaagataCCGTAGCACGCAGGAGTCAGGCCGGTGCTCCCCCccgggctaaagccccggatgttttcaattgctaacGACGCGCCTGGTCGTATCTGTTGTGATCCAGGCATTTCTGCGATGGTAACATTGCAGAGACTGCCAGCAGAGGCAAAAGATACAGCTGACTGTGTAGCCAAATTAAATCACCTTTTTGATGTGCTAAATTCCAGGtaattatgtaaaaaaaatagcacCTTAACTTTACAAACATACAACTTACTAACTACACCCTATTAACTACGACCTACCTACCTTGACCCCACTAACTACGACTATCTACAACTATATTACTTGCAGATCAGTCAAGGATTCTAACCCCTGGCGACGACCCCTAGGCTCAGGAaaccaggagaaggagaacttCCTGAGGGAATGCATCAGCTGGGTGACAAGCTGGCAGTTCAGGTCAGTCAATAAGAAAAGACAAACAATCTAACTGCACCAAATCAACATCTAGGCTAAGGAACACactaacaaccccccccccagatctcAGCGTAAGCCACCACCTTCCCAGCACGGAATGTGCCTCTCCATAAAAAGTGTCCTTCTTGTCCACAAGAGGTGCACAGATACAGGAATGAAGTATCTGTGCACCTCAAAATTGAACCAGGACTGCATTGAGGTAGGTCAACACACAATTACTTTGCAAATAAAAAAGTTACATGTTGAAAACTAGGATTTTGACCAcctgcttttttattttttaagaaccTATTCTCCTTGATTCGGGGCAAAGGGGGGCAAAAATACAATCCCAGTGCGAGGGAATTCACCGCTGCACTCAGGGGTTTGAGTGTAGCCAACATTTTACCTGCTCTTTCTGCATCGACTGCATCAAACTGCGAGCTGGATGACGGGACAACCCTCCTAGCCAGTATGTTAGAGGACGCAATCCCCTCCACCTCAACAGCTCCAATGACCTCAATGGCCCTCCCTACCACCCTGACAACAGAGATTGAGGATGAAGAACCAGTGGTATCGGACATTGTGGAAGATCAGGTCAACTCAACAAGACAAAATACTGCATTGACACACTGCTACAGTCATAAATCACATGAAAGACATTCACATATGATAATGCTCATATTCAATGTAACACTGTATATTCTCTTACTTGTAGACTGTTGGCGATTGCATCCAGGAGGAGGGCCTGTTCTACGTTGCTGGCTGGCTTGTCCGGGTCTTTCAAAAGGAGGAAATTGTTCAGGCCTGTCCACACTGTGAGGTGCTGTTGTTGGGTGCCAGACATCAGGACCACAGCTACGCCACAAGTGAGGACCACCCCTTCCTGGAGGCAAAAAAATACACGGCAACGGCAAACCTAATGAGGCCTTCGGAAGGGTTTTTCGCTGCCATCCAGCTTTTGGAGGGGGAATTTGGACGGAACATCTACGCTTTCTGGCCTCTCACCCAGATCACCAAAAAAATGGAGAGGGCTCTGGGCAATCTGGTGTTCAAAAGCCTCTTCAGCTCACACCCTGAGCATGCAATTCTATTGGAGACAAtagcaataaaaaaatttgtGATGTGCAGGCTCGGGGGGGAAATCCGTGAGAGGAACAGGAGGCTGAGCAAACAGCAAACGGCCAAAGCAGCTCAGAGAAAGCTGTCCACCTTCACGGCCTGAATGGAGCTGGAGGATCATTGCTGTGTCTGGCTGTGGAGGGAGCTAGATGGAGCGGTCTTCAAATTATTCCTGTGgagaatataataataataaaaagattaaaaaaatttaaaacaattaaaaattaaatatatatcttttagtaaagtaaataaatacGTTTTGGAATACgctataaatataaatgatcaTTTGAGGTTGTTCTTTTACTGCATGCAACGATTGTTGTTTATTAATTTGTCCTTTAACATTGCTCTACATTGTTCGACAAAAGAAAATCAAACTTCAATTAATGTGCCCCTGCATTTTAACTGAGTCAAGTAGGTATACGCTTTGACCAGAGAAAAATCAATAACTTAATGGTCGTGCACTCCGTCTTCTTTTCAgccatcattatttattttctacagGATAATTTGCATGGGAGAAGACGACAGGTAGAGACATACAACAACTTCATTTTGTGGTGTTTATCGCGCAAATTTGCCCTCGAGAAGAACAACCAGTAGTTCGACCTATAGGCTAGCAGCTACTACTACTGGTGCAGCAAGAGGCAACACGAGCCTACTGTATTTAGGTGGTGATATTTAGCTGGCTCAGCTAACCCCTAATTTTACAAAATGGCTCGAAATAACTTTATATTAagtttaaatgaaaaaaatatgcattttatttcaCACCTGGGCTGCTATGTAGCACACACCAGGGTcatcaaaatgtattattaagtATCACGCCTGGCTTCAGAAAATGGGTTACATATAATACCAAAAGTACGATAACATCATTATATTGATATATTAATTAATCCGTAAATCAAATGATGTTAATACATATACCGTTCTTTTACTTTTCAATAGCCACCATAAATTGGCTAGGCTACATAGTCGATAATCAGCCGACAGCCAGCATCCAGCCAGCTGATATCAGCTAGCACTagatagaaaaaaaacactctgtaagtaacatacatatgtgaAACATTCGCCCATTTCTTGTTTTGACATTAACTCACTAAATCTCTAACTAGTGCattaagttaaaaaaaaaacgtacctCCACGCTGCGGGGAAAAAGGAAGTGCCGAAGTGAttcagaaactgccgtaaagcagtacctctgacagtgtgacgtcatcgcattttTTGAacacctttttagaacagatacgtgaccttaaaaaatgcaatattcagctgagtttattattttagccccaccttttgaaatcaactttcaaattacttgacaaaaaattacatcgtgagaaaagtggattttgaggataaaaccccataggctcccattcattctggactcgcctacgagcgccccgcgtggacagagattattactgcaaccattcaagaaaaccggaactaaccagcgagtgcccattctcctcatattagacattctctgatgctaccgcctactggcgctgacgagacgcggggccgctgtcacactaaatttgtaccggctgccaaatttgtaccgggcgcgtcatccatacgtaatccattccaaacctgcctgtcagcagatgatcgcgtcgtccgttgccgggcaggtttaaaaaaacattcgcgctcatgttgccaaagacgaaataacataatacagttaacggatcgctagataacacttgtttttactttatatttgtattgtatttaattgtttgatcaaatttagctagtaaactgagtgtttaaagcgggtttcaaaaaacattcgcgctcatgttgccaaagacgaaataacataatacagaaaacggatctagataacacttgttttttctttatatttgtattgtatttaattgtttaatcaaatttagcaagtaaactgagtgtttaaagcaggtcaaggatgaaatagcacaatacagataacggatcgctagatagaaggttcgcgaatgttcgtgaacctttcacgtcattcgacgcgatcgtccgttgccaggcaacggacgaagcgatcatctgttgccaggcagatttggagtggataacgtatggatgacgcgcccggtacaaatttggcagccggtacaaatttagtgtgacaccgccatcttggagtggtcatccgctccactcagtgtaatccgtttggctggagcaatgaactgtcagcgcatttaattaatcatacctcactgaataccactgattttcatgcggttttttgtcatacgtgtagctatgataaaggccacatggtttggcgtgttttattatttaataccAATTATagcaatagtacggtaatgttaaatcttacttgtgaaaagtaatcccccgattcctattgtggatggtccgccgatttgagcaggaatacgctgaacagcccggcatcctgtttctgctgctgttgctgctcccggttgaccactccaagatggcggccgtatttctcgcgtcccagcagccaatgctccgtctatgctataagatgtctatggatgtttctgtctgcagcggaagtgtgtgtgggtggatgtgtttTGTTGGCACCTAgtctattttgttgcatttctcaTTTATAAATGTAGGCTTCTTGCATGGATACGAAAATGTTACGTTTTTAGAGGGGAGCTGTCTCCTACTATAGGCTATGTAATTGTAGGCCTCATTGTGAGGCCTACCTATCCATGTGTTGAGTCAGTGTTTGGCCTTTTCAGGCCTTTTCAGTCCGAAAGTGTAATCCGGCCCCCTGAGGTCTCACTTGAAAAAAATCTGGCCCCCTGACCAATTTCACCCTGGCATCCCTGGTCTAGGCCTACACCTGTACCTGCACATTGATGCTGTGGAAGGACTTCCTATTAACATAGTCTCCTTCATTCACTGAAGGAGCTTTAATAGGAATATGAGTTCCATCGATGCACCCGATGACACCCGGTAAACCTACAACATTACaaattaatttatttgattaaatagtgcacattatttattaaattaaaacgTTCCAAGAAACAAATAGGCTACATTATTGCTACTATACCTGCAATTCTGTAGAACTCTTCCTTGATTGTTCGTATGGGTCGGTGACTTGGAAACATCACAAACGTGTAAAGAAAACGTTTCAATGCCAAAGTCACCTTTGAAATGTGCTCGGCGTCACCGACGTTGTAAAGAAAGCTgccatttgcaaaaaaacgtAGTGCCACACAAATCATTTGTATTGAACTTAAAAGTATGCCCCCGGTGCGTCTGACAGTTAAAaagggggctgagaaggtgggCTGAATAAATGATAGATGGCGCTGAAAAATGATTGCGCtcgtgaagaaaattatcaggaaaagaaagtaggcctatatccaaccggggtcttaataatcgttcctcacggagattccttctgaggatcgcagcctctacgtccacgggctctcgtagaaaaggacatgccatttctaacacttccttctgtcggagagctgccttcagccttatagacaacaaactcag from Gadus macrocephalus chromosome 4, ASM3116895v1 includes these protein-coding regions:
- the LOC132456249 gene encoding uncharacterized protein LOC132456249 yields the protein MLEDAIPSTSTAPMTSMALPTTLTTEIEDEEPVVSDIVEDQTVGDCIQEEGLFYVAGWLVRVFQKEEIVQACPHCEVLLLGARHQDHSYATSEDHPFLEAKKYTATANLMRPSEGFFAAIQLLEGEFGRNIYAFWPLTQITKKMERALGNLVFKSLFSSHPEHAILLETIAIKKFVMCRLGGEIRERNRRLSKQQTAKAAQRKLSTFTA